A DNA window from Phragmites australis chromosome 11, lpPhrAust1.1, whole genome shotgun sequence contains the following coding sequences:
- the LOC133883896 gene encoding uncharacterized protein LOC133883896 isoform X1, protein MLHVVIRLQLNDSEARTDSDHLEEEIGEGSSDGMNSDYFENVDFTDNGEKEEKILDGSNDDEKGDGCLREDTLESIKGRLSALEQDTHHKYTSIDGRIQVIEDRTRCLPELHAILQRIVKLLDGSNRPTTCEETGRRNREKNKDTGERGNSRVNNEKPEKPCREPATDHKRTYSSGTSNCDQSNIFGGVKRKIDLVSSPTLVEKVKTRRDRQPSKVCKSPYEGIKRNRIFGTKTDGDHVDEVTQGLALSDLELAAIKFVQKELAQSADKVLVRIGISDLRCSLLRCLIRPVRENGADKWLDSEIITSYASIFNSIWEKEPKKLKHAVSAYHSDWLRCIGKDWMKTGLFCKKVVDFTRTFCQSFVGSDMVFIPINTTNTHWWLCVLCSSKKEFQILDPYSRRINYAEESKDLRSGIHSILQAVRSSPPKLESRWSNYDILNWDVVVVKNIPRQLDACSCGIFTIKYMQFWDGSKLTCDFSQEDMETFRKKMPAELLFSPFNDLKSIKDDVLAMADS, encoded by the exons ATGTTGCATGTAGTTATTAGGTTGCAACTCAATGATTCTGAAGCGCGTACTGATTCTGATCATTTGGAGGAGGAGATTGGTGAGGGATCTTCTGACGGAATGAATAGTGACTATTTTGAAAATGTGGATTTCACTGACAAT GgtgaaaaggaggaaaaaatTTTGGATGGCTCGAATGATGATGAGAAGGGTGACGGATGCCTCAGAGAG GACACACTGGAATCAATCAAAGGCAGGCTATCAGCATTAGAGCAAGATACCCATCATAAGTACACAAGTATTGATGGAAGAATTCAAGTGATAGAGGACAGGACAAGATGTTTACCGGAGCTGCATGCAATTTTGCAG AGGATTGTAAAGCTACTTGATGGGAGTAATAGGCCAACAACATGTGAGGAAACTGGCAGGAGAAATCGTGAAAAGAATAAGGATACGGGGGAGAGAGGAAATAGTAGGGTTAACAACGAGAAGCCTGAAAAACCTTGTAGGGAACCGGCTACTGATCATAAAAGGACTTATTCTTCGGGAACTAGTAACTGTGATCAATCGAACATATTTGGAGGAGTAAAGAGGAAAATCGATTTAGTTTCGAGTCCTACTCTTGTTGAAAAGGTGAAAACAAGGAGAGACAGGCAACCAAGCAAAGTTTGCAAGTCCCCGTATGAAGGCATAAAGCGGAATAGGATATTTGGAACAAAAACTGATGGCGATCATGTTG ATGAGGTAACTCAAGGACTGGCTTTAAGCGACTTGGAACTGGCTGCCATTAAATTTGTTCAGAAGGAACTTGCCCAAAGTGCCGACAAAGTTTTAGTACGTATAGGTATATCAGATCTAAGATGCAGTCTATTGAGATGCCTAATTAGACCTGTTAGAGAGAATGGAGCAGATAAATGGTTGGATTCAGAA ATAATAACCTCATATGCAAGTATATTTAACTCTATTTGGGAAAAAGAACCTAAGAAACTGAAGCATGCAGTTTCAGCTTACCATTCTGATTGGCTAAGATGTATTGGAAAAGATTGGATGAAAACTGGTTTGTTTTGTAAAAAAGTGGTTGATTTTACTCGTACATTCTGCCAGAGTTTTGTTGGATCAGATATG GTCTTCATTCCCATAAACACCACCAACACTCACTGGTGGCTTTGTGTTCTCTGTTCGTCTAAGAAAGAATTTCAAATTCTTGATCCTTACAGTAGACGCATAAATTATGCAGAAGAATCAAAAGATTTG CGAAGCGGCATTCATTCGATTTTGCAAGCAGTTCGTTCTTCCCCTCCCAAGTTGGAGTCGAGGTGGAGTAACTATGATATACTAAATTGGGATGTGGTTGTCGTAAAAAATATTCCACGTCAACTTGATGC GTGCTCTTGTGGAATTTTTACAATAAAGTATATGCAATTCTGGGATGGATCAAAACTGACATGTGACttctcgcaagaggacatgGAGACATTTAGAAAGAAGATGCCAGCGGAACTGTTATTTTCTCCCTTTAATGATCTTAAAAGTATCAAAGATGATGTACTTGCCATGGCCGATTCTTAG
- the LOC133883896 gene encoding uncharacterized protein LOC133883896 isoform X3: protein MLHVVIRLQLNDSEARTDSDHLEEEIGEGSSDGMNSDYFENVDFTDNGEKEEKILDGSNDDEKGDGCLREDTLESIKGRLSALEQDTHHKYTSIDGRIQVIEDRTRCLPELHAILQRIVKLLDGSNRPTTCEETGRRNREKNKDTGERGNSRVNNEKPEKPCREPATDHKRTYSSGTSNCDQSNIFGGVKRKIDLVSSPTLVEKVKTRRDRQPSKVCKSPYEGIKRNRIFGTKTDGDHVDEVTQGLALSDLELAAIKFVQKELAQSADKVLVRIGISDLRCSLLRCLIRPVRENGADKWLDSEVFIPINTTNTHWWLCVLCSSKKEFQILDPYSRRINYAEESKDLRSGIHSILQAVRSSPPKLESRWSNYDILNWDVVVVKNIPRQLDACSCGIFTIKYMQFWDGSKLTCDFSQEDMETFRKKMPAELLFSPFNDLKSIKDDVLAMADS from the exons ATGTTGCATGTAGTTATTAGGTTGCAACTCAATGATTCTGAAGCGCGTACTGATTCTGATCATTTGGAGGAGGAGATTGGTGAGGGATCTTCTGACGGAATGAATAGTGACTATTTTGAAAATGTGGATTTCACTGACAAT GgtgaaaaggaggaaaaaatTTTGGATGGCTCGAATGATGATGAGAAGGGTGACGGATGCCTCAGAGAG GACACACTGGAATCAATCAAAGGCAGGCTATCAGCATTAGAGCAAGATACCCATCATAAGTACACAAGTATTGATGGAAGAATTCAAGTGATAGAGGACAGGACAAGATGTTTACCGGAGCTGCATGCAATTTTGCAG AGGATTGTAAAGCTACTTGATGGGAGTAATAGGCCAACAACATGTGAGGAAACTGGCAGGAGAAATCGTGAAAAGAATAAGGATACGGGGGAGAGAGGAAATAGTAGGGTTAACAACGAGAAGCCTGAAAAACCTTGTAGGGAACCGGCTACTGATCATAAAAGGACTTATTCTTCGGGAACTAGTAACTGTGATCAATCGAACATATTTGGAGGAGTAAAGAGGAAAATCGATTTAGTTTCGAGTCCTACTCTTGTTGAAAAGGTGAAAACAAGGAGAGACAGGCAACCAAGCAAAGTTTGCAAGTCCCCGTATGAAGGCATAAAGCGGAATAGGATATTTGGAACAAAAACTGATGGCGATCATGTTG ATGAGGTAACTCAAGGACTGGCTTTAAGCGACTTGGAACTGGCTGCCATTAAATTTGTTCAGAAGGAACTTGCCCAAAGTGCCGACAAAGTTTTAGTACGTATAGGTATATCAGATCTAAGATGCAGTCTATTGAGATGCCTAATTAGACCTGTTAGAGAGAATGGAGCAGATAAATGGTTGGATTCAGAA GTCTTCATTCCCATAAACACCACCAACACTCACTGGTGGCTTTGTGTTCTCTGTTCGTCTAAGAAAGAATTTCAAATTCTTGATCCTTACAGTAGACGCATAAATTATGCAGAAGAATCAAAAGATTTG CGAAGCGGCATTCATTCGATTTTGCAAGCAGTTCGTTCTTCCCCTCCCAAGTTGGAGTCGAGGTGGAGTAACTATGATATACTAAATTGGGATGTGGTTGTCGTAAAAAATATTCCACGTCAACTTGATGC GTGCTCTTGTGGAATTTTTACAATAAAGTATATGCAATTCTGGGATGGATCAAAACTGACATGTGACttctcgcaagaggacatgGAGACATTTAGAAAGAAGATGCCAGCGGAACTGTTATTTTCTCCCTTTAATGATCTTAAAAGTATCAAAGATGATGTACTTGCCATGGCCGATTCTTAG
- the LOC133883896 gene encoding uncharacterized protein LOC133883896 isoform X2 gives MILKRVLILIIWRRRLGEKEEKILDGSNDDEKGDGCLREDTLESIKGRLSALEQDTHHKYTSIDGRIQVIEDRTRCLPELHAILQRIVKLLDGSNRPTTCEETGRRNREKNKDTGERGNSRVNNEKPEKPCREPATDHKRTYSSGTSNCDQSNIFGGVKRKIDLVSSPTLVEKVKTRRDRQPSKVCKSPYEGIKRNRIFGTKTDGDHVDEVTQGLALSDLELAAIKFVQKELAQSADKVLVRIGISDLRCSLLRCLIRPVRENGADKWLDSEIITSYASIFNSIWEKEPKKLKHAVSAYHSDWLRCIGKDWMKTGLFCKKVVDFTRTFCQSFVGSDMVFIPINTTNTHWWLCVLCSSKKEFQILDPYSRRINYAEESKDLRSGIHSILQAVRSSPPKLESRWSNYDILNWDVVVVKNIPRQLDACSCGIFTIKYMQFWDGSKLTCDFSQEDMETFRKKMPAELLFSPFNDLKSIKDDVLAMADS, from the exons ATGATTCTGAAGCGCGTACTGATTCTGATCATTTGGAGGAGGAGATTG GgtgaaaaggaggaaaaaatTTTGGATGGCTCGAATGATGATGAGAAGGGTGACGGATGCCTCAGAGAG GACACACTGGAATCAATCAAAGGCAGGCTATCAGCATTAGAGCAAGATACCCATCATAAGTACACAAGTATTGATGGAAGAATTCAAGTGATAGAGGACAGGACAAGATGTTTACCGGAGCTGCATGCAATTTTGCAG AGGATTGTAAAGCTACTTGATGGGAGTAATAGGCCAACAACATGTGAGGAAACTGGCAGGAGAAATCGTGAAAAGAATAAGGATACGGGGGAGAGAGGAAATAGTAGGGTTAACAACGAGAAGCCTGAAAAACCTTGTAGGGAACCGGCTACTGATCATAAAAGGACTTATTCTTCGGGAACTAGTAACTGTGATCAATCGAACATATTTGGAGGAGTAAAGAGGAAAATCGATTTAGTTTCGAGTCCTACTCTTGTTGAAAAGGTGAAAACAAGGAGAGACAGGCAACCAAGCAAAGTTTGCAAGTCCCCGTATGAAGGCATAAAGCGGAATAGGATATTTGGAACAAAAACTGATGGCGATCATGTTG ATGAGGTAACTCAAGGACTGGCTTTAAGCGACTTGGAACTGGCTGCCATTAAATTTGTTCAGAAGGAACTTGCCCAAAGTGCCGACAAAGTTTTAGTACGTATAGGTATATCAGATCTAAGATGCAGTCTATTGAGATGCCTAATTAGACCTGTTAGAGAGAATGGAGCAGATAAATGGTTGGATTCAGAA ATAATAACCTCATATGCAAGTATATTTAACTCTATTTGGGAAAAAGAACCTAAGAAACTGAAGCATGCAGTTTCAGCTTACCATTCTGATTGGCTAAGATGTATTGGAAAAGATTGGATGAAAACTGGTTTGTTTTGTAAAAAAGTGGTTGATTTTACTCGTACATTCTGCCAGAGTTTTGTTGGATCAGATATG GTCTTCATTCCCATAAACACCACCAACACTCACTGGTGGCTTTGTGTTCTCTGTTCGTCTAAGAAAGAATTTCAAATTCTTGATCCTTACAGTAGACGCATAAATTATGCAGAAGAATCAAAAGATTTG CGAAGCGGCATTCATTCGATTTTGCAAGCAGTTCGTTCTTCCCCTCCCAAGTTGGAGTCGAGGTGGAGTAACTATGATATACTAAATTGGGATGTGGTTGTCGTAAAAAATATTCCACGTCAACTTGATGC GTGCTCTTGTGGAATTTTTACAATAAAGTATATGCAATTCTGGGATGGATCAAAACTGACATGTGACttctcgcaagaggacatgGAGACATTTAGAAAGAAGATGCCAGCGGAACTGTTATTTTCTCCCTTTAATGATCTTAAAAGTATCAAAGATGATGTACTTGCCATGGCCGATTCTTAG
- the LOC133885662 gene encoding aspartic proteinase NANA, chloroplast-like, translating to MQGRSVASVLLLLSLHGLLRPQLQLVASAEIEDDVDVETGSSCHLLVTPPVVPDSAEERREHYRAMEAKDLLRHQQIIQKDTGTGGRRQARESSKLPEVMSDDSSMFELPMRSAINIAHVGMYIVSVRFGTPALPYNLVLDTATDLTWINCRLRRRKGKHYGRPRVQQSPTVNTLSVDGEGAPVRVLKNWYRPALSSSWRRFRCSQKACAVLPYNTCESPNQTASCSYRQVVQDGTTTSGIYGQEKATVALSGGRMAKLPGLILGCSTFEAGGSVDSHDGVLSLGNSDISFGIHAAKRFGARFSFCLLSTHSGRNASSYLTFGSNPAVKAPDTMETTLNYNPDMVAYGARVTGITLGGELLDIPPEVWDQAIVGAGMVLDTGTSVTGLVPSAYAAVTTALDSHLGHLQRVTNIAGFEFCYNWTFTGDGVDPAHNVTIPKFTVELEGGARLEPDAKSVVMPEVVPGVACLAFRKLPSGPGIFGNVLMQEHIWEFDHMDEKLRFRKDKCINHHLNPNNSNHA from the exons ATGCAGGGCCGCTCGGTGGCctctgtcctcctcctcctctccctccatgGACTCCTCCGCCCGCAGCTGCAGCTGGTGGCGTCCGCCGAGATCGAAGACGACGTCGACGTCGAGACCGGCAGCTCCTGCCACCTCTTGGTCACCCCACCGGTCGTGCCGGACTCTGCGGAGGAGCGGCGCGAGCACTACCGCGCCATGGAGGCCAAGGACCTGCTCCGCCATCAGCAGATTATCCAGAAAGACACCGGCACCGGCGGCAGGAGGCAGGCGCGGGAGTCGTCCAAGCTGCCGGAGGTGATGTCCGACGACTCCTCCATGTTCGAGCTGCCGATGCGGAGCGCTATCAACATCGCGCACGTCGGCATGTACATCGTGTCCGTGCGCTTCGGCACGCCGGCGCTGCCCTACAACCTGGTCCTGGACACAGCCACCGACCTGACATGGATCAACTGCCGCCTGCGCCGCCGCAAGGGGAAGCACTACGGCCGGCCCCGCGTGCAGCAGTCGCCTACGGTCAACACGCTGTCGGTGGACGGGGAGGGTGCGCCGGTGAGGGTGCTCAAGAACTGGTACCGGCCGGCGCTGTCGTCGTCGTGGCGCCGGTTTCGCTGCTCGCAGAAGGCGTGCGCGGTGCTGCCCTACAACACGTGCGAGAGCCCCAACCAGACCGCCTCGTGCAGCTACCGCCAAGT GGTGCAGGACGGGACGACGACGAGCGGCATCTACGGGCAGGAGAAGGCAACGGTGGCGCTGTCCGGCGGGCGGATGGCCAAGCTGCCGGGCCTCATCCTGGGGTGCTCCACCTTCGAGGCTGGCGGCAGCGTCGACTCCCACGACGGCGTGCTCTCGCTGGGCAACAGCGACATCTCCTTCGGCATCCACGCCGCCAAGCGCTTCGGTGCCCGCTTCTCCTTCTGCCTCCTCAGCACCCACAGCGGCCGCAACGCCTCCAGCTACCTCACCTTCGGCAGCAACCCGGCCGTCAAGGCCCCAGACACCATGGAGACCACGCTGAACTACAACCCGGACATGGTCGCCTACGGCGCCCGCGTGACCGGCATCACGTtaggcggcgagctcctggacaTCCCGCCCGAGGTGTGGGACCAGGCCATCGTCGGAGCCGGCATGGTCCTGGACACGGGCACGTCGGTGACCGGCCTCGTGCCGTCGGCGTACGCGGCGGTGACGACGGCCCTGGACAGCCACCTGGGCCACCTGCAGCGGGTGACCAACATAGCTGGCTTCGAGTTCTGCTACAACTGGACCTTCACCGGCGATGGGGTGGACCCGGCGCACAACGTGACGATACCCAAGTTCACGGTGGAGCTGGAGGGCGGTGCGAGGCTGGAGCCGGACGCCAAGAGCGTCGTGATGCCGGAGGTGGTGCCTGGCGTGGCGTGCCTAGCGTTCCGGAAGCTGCCGAGCGGCCCCGGGATCTTCGGCAACGTCCTCATGCAGGAGCACATCTGGGAGTTCGACCACATGGATGAGAAGCTGAGGTTCAGGAAGGACAAGTGCATCAACCATCACCTGAATCCAAACAATAGTAATCACGCCTAA